Proteins encoded in a region of the Xylocopa sonorina isolate GNS202 chromosome 11, iyXylSono1_principal, whole genome shotgun sequence genome:
- the LOC143429139 gene encoding cx9C motif-containing protein 4-like, which translates to MTTPDPCKQLACKLQQCLKDNVYQPSRCETVIEEIRRCCIVHSAVSIVCDGIDTSKKYEHNTVDYKKAQK; encoded by the exons ATGACAACACCAGATCCGTGTAAACAGTTGGCCTGCAAATTGCAACAGTGTTTAAAAG ATAACGTCTATCAACCTTCACGTTGCGAAACAGTAATAGAGGAAATTAGGCGGTGCTGTATTGTACATTCCGCTGTATCTATAGTATGTGATGGTATAGATACATCCAAGAAATACGAGCATAATACAGTAGATTAT AAAAAAGCTCAAAAATAA
- the LOC143429124 gene encoding GPI alpha-1,4-mannosyltransferase I, catalytic subunit-like → MVGLSFRTHCIVAFLFRVMLVFYSNYHDKTFSVAYTDVDYNVFTDAARYMVEGSSPFERHTYRYTPLLALLLTPNIIINENFGKILFSFVDIVVTILIKRILTLQRCSEKLQRVCAFTWLYNPLVIVISTRGNADSVAVLLVMLTLYFFLQDQFVLAGLLQALSVHFRLYPIVFSIPMYFSLRDNNYLMPNKNQLKLVLSCLSLITLLTALNYYLYGYKYLYESLIYHVIRKDTKHNFSVYFYMLYLTANRSPDLIQKIFTFLPQLMLLLLLSYRYSSKSLLTFAMFTQAMVMVTYNPVLTSQYFFWYLSLLPLCLPRIGLSVRRSLCLCFVWILSQSLWLLAAYLLEFKGLNTFTYIWVASLFFFVVNVKILNDIIAYYKY, encoded by the coding sequence ATGGTGGGATTATCGTTCAGGACGCACTGCATCGTCGCTTTTTTGTTTCGAGTAATGTTAGTTTTTTACTCGAATTATCACGATAAAACCTTCAGCGTCGCGTATACCGATGTCGATTATAACGTGTTCACCGATGCTGCGAGATACATGGTAGAAGGATCATCGCCATTCGAACGTCACACGTACCGCTACACGCCATTGTTAGCTTTACTTTTGACACCAAATATCATTATAAATGAAAATTTCGGTAAAATCTTATTCTCTTTCGTCGATATCGTTGTAACGATTTTGATAAAAAGAATTCTAACTTTGCAACGCTGTAGCGAAAAATTGCAACGTGTTTGCGCCTTTACGTGGCTGTATAATCCTTTGGTAATCGTAATTTCAACCAGAGGAAATGCAGATAGCGTGGCGGTCCTTCTCGTTATGCTGACTTTGTACTTCTTCCTGCAGGATCAATTCGTTCTAGCAGGTTTACTGCAAGCTCTGTCGGTTCATTTTAGATTGTATCCTATAGTGTTTAGTATACCGATGTACTTTTCTCTTCGcgataataattatttaatgcCAAACAAGAATCAATTGAAATTGGTACTCAGTTGCTTATCGTTGATAACGCTCTTGACCGctttgaattattatttatacGGTTATAAATATCTTTACGAGAGTCTTATTTATCACGTTATACGAAAAGATACCAAACACAATTTTTCCGTTTATTTTTACATGCTCTATCTGACTGCTAATCGATCGCCTGATCTGATTCAGAAAATTTTCACATTCTTACCGCAGCTGATGCTGTTATTGCTGCTGTCGTACAGATATTCGAGCAAGTCTCTGTTAACATTTGCAATGTTCACGCAAGCCATGGTAATGGTCACGTACAATCCGGTACTAACATCGCAATACTTTTTCTGGTACTTATCCCTTCTACCATTGTGCCTCCCGCGAATCGGTTTGAGCGTTCGTAGATCGTTATGTCTATGCTTCGTTTGGATCCTCAGCCAGAGCCTTTGGTTGCTGGCTGCTTACTTATTGGAGTTCAAAGGGTTGAACACCTTTACGTACATCTGGGTTGCTAGTTTATTCTTCTTTGTCGTCAATGTTAAAATTCTGAACGACATTATCGCATATTATAAATACTGA